One stretch of Actinomycetota bacterium DNA includes these proteins:
- a CDS encoding MBL fold metallo-hydrolase, which yields MSAPTIIDTKMHGAEGITGSFLIAGERTALVETGPKSVADNVIAGLEGAGVDHLDWIVVTHIHLDHAGAAGTLAQRFPDATIAVHPVGAPHLVDPTKLWSSASRIYGDDMERLWGGIDPIAPDRIKTVGDGATIDLGGRTLTAFETPGHASHHHAFLDSDTGIMFTGDALGVSPQGVDAFRPATPPPEFNLERTLGSIEKIRRTRPTALWLTHFGPTGGDVDGACSQASDVLNQWATWVDAARTSTSDLDEVTAAVQRAASQELESRLPDADAARMELTTSYRMNVSGYLRYFDKKDKARQAG from the coding sequence TTGAGCGCGCCCACCATCATCGACACGAAGATGCACGGCGCGGAGGGGATAACGGGGTCGTTCCTTATAGCGGGAGAGCGGACCGCGCTGGTGGAAACCGGGCCGAAGTCGGTCGCCGACAACGTGATCGCCGGTCTCGAGGGCGCCGGCGTAGATCACCTCGACTGGATCGTCGTCACGCACATACATCTCGACCACGCAGGTGCGGCCGGGACGCTGGCGCAGCGTTTCCCCGACGCGACGATCGCGGTTCACCCCGTCGGCGCCCCACACCTGGTCGACCCGACCAAGCTGTGGTCGAGCGCCTCGCGCATCTACGGCGACGACATGGAGCGCTTGTGGGGCGGGATCGATCCAATCGCCCCGGATCGCATCAAGACCGTCGGAGACGGCGCCACCATCGACCTCGGCGGGCGCACCCTCACCGCGTTCGAGACGCCCGGCCACGCCTCTCACCACCACGCGTTCCTCGACAGCGACACTGGGATCATGTTCACCGGGGACGCTCTCGGCGTGAGCCCACAGGGCGTGGATGCTTTCCGTCCGGCGACTCCCCCGCCGGAGTTCAACCTCGAGCGCACGCTTGGATCGATCGAGAAGATCCGCCGGACCCGTCCGACCGCACTGTGGCTCACCCACTTCGGCCCAACCGGCGGCGACGTTGACGGTGCCTGCTCGCAGGCGTCCGACGTGCTGAACCAATGGGCCACGTGGGTGGACGCGGCCCGTACGTCGACCAGCGATCTCGACGAGGTCACCGCAGCAGTTCAACGCGCGGCAAGTCAGGAGCTCGAGAGTCGCCTACCCGACGCCGACGCGGCGCGGATGGAGCTGACGACGTCGTACCGGATGAACGTCTCGGGGTACCTGCGCTACTTCGACAAGAAGGACAAAGCGCGCCAGGCGGGTTAG
- a CDS encoding tetratricopeptide repeat protein, giving the protein MATPRKPPPSRRGQPPAARAGGRRHRSVQPRHQERSPQREERRYDAVHLDDALTAELRATARPGKGDILVKVFADAVAAYDAGDLEEAIRLGEQSKHIALRAIPAREFLGLAYYAAARWQEAARELAAFRRLSGSTSQNPVIADCYRATGKPEKAIEICDQMRPGEVERAAFYEGSIVAAGALADMGRVEEAVERLRSLDLRPAVAEAHHIRAWYALGDLLEKQGRFTQAREWFEAVDAADPDATDAAERVARLRGGSS; this is encoded by the coding sequence ATGGCGACTCCCCGTAAGCCTCCTCCGTCGCGGCGCGGCCAACCGCCTGCTGCACGCGCGGGCGGTCGCCGGCACCGGTCGGTGCAGCCGCGCCATCAGGAGCGCTCGCCGCAGCGGGAGGAGAGACGCTACGACGCCGTTCACCTGGACGACGCTCTGACGGCAGAGCTCCGGGCGACAGCGCGGCCCGGGAAGGGCGACATCCTCGTGAAGGTGTTCGCCGATGCGGTCGCCGCCTACGACGCTGGGGACCTGGAGGAGGCGATCCGGCTCGGGGAACAGTCGAAGCACATCGCGCTGCGCGCCATCCCGGCGCGTGAGTTCTTGGGTCTCGCTTACTACGCGGCGGCTAGATGGCAGGAGGCCGCGCGGGAGCTTGCGGCCTTCCGGCGGTTATCCGGATCGACCTCGCAGAACCCCGTGATCGCAGACTGCTACCGCGCGACCGGAAAGCCGGAGAAAGCGATAGAGATCTGCGACCAGATGCGGCCCGGCGAGGTCGAGCGAGCCGCGTTCTACGAAGGCAGCATCGTCGCCGCCGGCGCGCTCGCGGATATGGGCCGCGTCGAGGAGGCGGTCGAGCGCCTTCGATCACTGGACCTAAGGCCCGCTGTAGCCGAGGCTCACCACATCCGCGCCTGGTACGCGCTCGGAGACCTCCTCGAGAAACAAGGACGCTTCACCCAGGCGCGTGAGTGGTTCGAGGCCGTGGACGCGGCGGATCCCGATGCGACCGATGCCGCGGAGCGTGTGGCACGGCTGCGTGGCGGCAGCTCCTAA